The following DNA comes from Carassius auratus strain Wakin chromosome 46, ASM336829v1, whole genome shotgun sequence.
CATTCTTCCAAACTTGCATTTTATAAGTGCTTAAAAGTGCAATGAAAGTTGCAAAACAATAGTATCAAACAGTTACTATATTTAATAgtgtatatttttgttgaaaatcaAAATAATGTTCCTCATTTGCAGTTTAAAACTCATACTGGTAGACTACTACTCTGAATATTGGGGTGAACAATGTTTGGAGCCTTGCTACATTTGTACTGGCGATGCATCATAAATCAATTTGGCTGTTAAAATGTGCTGCAGCTATCATCAATCATGAAATCAGAGCTCACTGTGGAAAGCAGAGAAACAGACTCTTCATCCACAAGAGGATTTGCATATGATGCTTCATTACATCATAGGTGCAGTGAAATGGTTTTAGAAAGGGTTAAGGTTGAGGCAAACACCCACAATGCAGTCTCTCCCCGCTCTTGCTGAGTCAGAGCAGAGGCAGGGTTCGCTCATTGGCTGTGTCCTGGAATCACCTCATACACAGACTGAATGCACCTAATGGTTGCCCTTGAAGCCATACAGGGATACTGTGAATTGTAACTTAATTGGTACTGTGAGAGCATTAGCATGATAGACACAAGAAGTTCATTGTATTATGccaggaatacacacacacacacaaatgatatTGAGATTATCTAGAGAATACAACAATTGTTCCTGTCTTCAGAAACAGATTTATTTGACTAAACTGTTACAATATTGTGTCTGACGCACTAGGAAACCATCCATCAGATGGAGAATGAACTCAAGAGCACGAAATGGGAGATGGCAAGGCATCTTCGTGAATACCAGGACCTCTTGAATGTCAAAATGGCACTAGATATAGAGATTGCTGCATACAGGTAAGAGTGGGATATATTCAGCAAAATAGTATATGGTGTAAAtaccttttatttttagttattaatattataatttattattaaaataatcatgctaattttctatttcatatttattaaccattaacatttaatatatcgctatttcaatatttatcaatgcaaatatgaaaatgagaatatatattattttatgcaaaataaaaacagcatttctttAACACTTAATTATCTCTATTTTGGCAAATTATATAGCCATGCATTTTTCAGAGAAATGTCAACATGttatgtaattttaataatatccTAAATCACAATTGTATCTTCTTCTTCTGTGCCTTTTCTCTTTATGTAGAAAACTTCTTGAAGGTGAGGAGAGCCACTTTAGCACTTTCCCATATCGCCAGGCCGTCACCAAAGGCCCCAAGGTCAAAAGTGAGCCTCCGAAGCTTAAAGTGCAGCACAAATTTGTAGAGGAGATCATCGAGGAGACCAGGGTGGAGGATGAGAAGTCAGAGATGGATGAGGTTTTGGCTGAGATGGCAGAAGAGTTGTCAGCTGCCAAGGGAAAAGAAGAAGGAGAGGAGGAGGGAGAGGCTGAGGGTAAGGATGAAGAAGGTGGTGAGGAGGAAGGAGAGAAAGGAGAGGAAGGTGAAGGTGAGGAGGAAGGAGAAGGAGAGGAGGAGGTGGTTGCCTCTACACAAGCCAAAGTAGCTTCTGGAGCCCCTGCTGAGGATGAAGAGcagggagagaaagaggaaggtgaagaagaagaagctggaaagggtgatgaagaggaagagaaaggagAGGAGGGTgaggaggaaaagaaagaggAAGATGCAGAGGAGGAAACAGAGGAAACTAAATCACCCGAAGCAAAGGCCTCTCCTGAGAGTGAGAAAGCAGAGGAGAAGCAGACCAGCGGAGGAGAAGAAGGAGAGGAAGAGGGTGATGAGAAAGATGAGGCAGATGCAGGTAGCGACAAAGGATCAACTGGTGAAAAAGAACCAGAAGCAAAGGAGCAGCCTAAGAAAGTAGAAGCAGAAGCTGCAAAAGAAGACAAGAAGGGAAAAGAGGAGAAGGAAGAGCCCAAATCTGAGAAAGAAACAGCAGCTGTGACGGAAACCAAGACAGAGACGCCTAAATCAGAATCTCCAAAGAGTGAGAGTCCAAAGAGTGAAAGCCCGAAGGAGGAATCACCTAAGACAGAGGCTCCAAAAAAGGAAGCCCCCAAAAGTGAGTCTCCCAAGACTGAGAGTCCTAAGGCAGAACCACCCAAGAAAGAGGCCCCAAAGCCAGAGCCACCGAAAGAAGAAATTAAAGAAGATTCCCCAAAGCCAGCAGAGGAGAAAGCCACTAAAAAGAGTGAAACAGAAAAAGAACCTGAAGATAAAAAGAAAGAGGCAACTGTGAACGGAGACACGGGTAAGAAAGACGAGAAGAAAGAGTCTGATAAGAAGGAGGTGATCTCCAACGGAGTAGATGAGAGCCCAACCAAAGATGAAGCAAGCCAGAGGGTGGTGATCACCAAAACAGTGGAGACTATCACCACTGGGGAAGGTGGAGTCAAGCAAGTCACAAAAACGGTTACCGTCACTGAGACAGGAGATGCGGTGGAGGAAACCATCCAGGAGAAGGTGGTCTCCAAAACTGTGGAGAAGAAGGAAGTGAAGGCCACTGAAGCAGATTAGACCATTGTGTCCAGCTCTAACCAACTGAAGAGGAAGAATATCAAGCAATCAACACAACACTAACATAACAAAGAAATCATAAAGCTCAACAGTAGTATTCCATTAACCACactgaaacaaaaacaagcaTAGAGAGAAGCCATAAGATGCGGCTAGAagctaaaaaaaatgcatgttgagTGACAGCTTTAAATGGGTTCTGCTGCATATGTTGTCCGGGATGCCGGGACTCACTTCACTTTCTTTCAAACTGCAATACCTGGGGGAGGGGGGCGGTCACTTGATTGTGGCATCTGCATGCCAGCTCAGGGGGAAGTATGCTCCTAGTTTTTTGAGCACCCTATGTATGacagtaatataaaatattcacagAGTGGTGGGGAATGACATTTACTTTGGTTTTGAGCAATGAGGGGTGTAGAGACATGTGTTCTGACAAAAGTAGCCTTATAAATATTATCACGAGGACACAAACTgagccaaaaatgtaaaaaaggacGAAGACGATGGTGAAAATTGCCCATGGTCATATACACTTAAGCAACTAAGAAACTCTTAGCCTTAAACATGCTTTTTACCGTTGTCAGTTATGTTTACCTGATGAGTGCATTTGAAAATAAACCTGTCAGTGTGCACACACATTCATGTATGCATAGAATTGACTTGAATTTAATCACTTGCCGTTAAAGAGGTGCTACCGTTTGCAGTCCCATGACTTTGTTCATCTGAATGAATTTCTCAGCAGTATTTGCTCAATAAACACCATATTAAAATACACTATTTACTTTGCCGTGTCTTTTTTCTCAGGTGTTTGGTGTTTATTTGTATGCATGAATTTTTAGGTACATTATTTGTGAGTGTGGTTTACATATGAGCATACTTGGTTaatgatgaaaaatattaaactaCAGCGATTTAGTTAAAGTTCTGAGTGATTTCCTGAGGGAAGTTTGTGCTAAAAATTACAGTCATCAAGttgtaaatatctttaaaaagcactaatcttttaaaaataatgggAAACAATGGATGAACGTGGCATATCTATGGctaagttttaattttattgaaattatttttgtcaaatacatttttataagttATATCAGGCCATTTAGAGAGGTAAGAACAGCCACCTCACTTCCTTTAGACACTTTTTTAACTGTTGGACAGGTCAGGTGACTAAAATGTAACAGTAATGTTGACTTTTCACAAAACAGGTAacatactgtttgtttttttgttcaacttaaaatatttatttaaaaaatcttgatATTGAGATTCGTCTCATTTTGGTTTTATACAAGATCAGCAACTTAAAGTTCTGCCAAAAATGATTTACATCAACAGTATATGtagtactgtttttgttttcattgtataTTTTGTTGGATCATCTGCGAGACATCTACCGAATGCAATAACATGACAGTAATTGCCCATACTAGCAGCTGTATATGAGAATTTATTGGGAAAATGTTGCTGCATTGCAGGCTGAGATTGCACCATACTAATATAAATGCTTTCACATTGGACGTTCATAATGGAATTCCATTGAATGTGattcataatttaaaaactaaagtgataaaacaacattaaccaaagtgtttttgtctttcctgtctattcaaaaacattttcagaataatttttattggttttgattgcttctattgtcctgctttgtaagtcactttggataaaagtgcctgctaaatgactaaatgtaaatgtgattatttacatATACATCCCAGGGCTTTGTTCCTTGATACTGCTACAAAATACTCATGAAAAACGCACCTCAAGTTCTGTGAACTATTTGTGCAGCACAAGGTGTGAAATTTGGGCACAGCAACACGGAAAATGTATGTTGATTCACTAGTAATTTGGGTGTATTTTGTATTATCTTGTACTGTATCTAATGCTGATAAATAAAATTCTGAAAAGTCTTTTCAAAGGAAGTATCCTAAATTTAACAGACAGTAATGACTGTCTATTTTACATTGAACTTGTTCAGCAACATGACCCAGGTTACACTTTGGTTTCTGTGTACTTTTATATCCTCTCAGTTTTAACTTCCgatgtatgtgcatgtgtatttgcacatatgttttctgAAAAGAATAGTATTAAATGGTTCTGTATAAATTAAGTTGTACCTTTTAGAggtactttttaaaacttttaaaaggtgTATACAGCAACAGATAAAGTAAAGGTCACTCGATgagtaaagttttaaataaatgtttcactggcattctgcatttaaaaaaaaaaaaaaaaaattacacttaaaaatattGCAGATTTATAACTTTCTTATTTAAGATTCAAATTTGCTTCAAATGTCTAAAGACATCCATTAAAGAACCTTTTGAGTAGGGAAACTATCACAAATTATTTCACccacaaataatattaaaaaaaacccCACCAAATTTTTTTGATCATCAAGAAGCATGTTTTTATTGCACTGGCAGCAAATATTCACTTTTTTTACAATTGCAAGACcgatgattcattcaaaaatataatctACTTCACAAGCATACATTCACTCAGATATGTAGATCATCAACAGCGACATCAGACaatcattatgttttaaatgCTGATAAAGTTGACTGTGGTTTCAAACATTGTATTGCAGTTTGCTCTGAGCACCATTGATCAAGGCATGTTAATAGATATAGACTTAAGGAGAACTAGAGAAGCAGGTCAGGCtactgatatttgtgcttttaaaGATCATACTCATTACTTCTTCCCCTTGGGTTTCTCAGCCTCCTCCTTTCCCTTTTCCTGCTTTACACTTTCCTTTTTCTCACTCTTGCCTTTCTCACCTTCATCTTTTCCCTTCGGTTTTTCTGGCTCTGCCTTTTCTTTAGCTTTGGGTTTCTCTGGCTCTTCCTTCCCTTTATCCTTTGACTCTGGTTC
Coding sequences within:
- the LOC113064186 gene encoding neurofilament medium polypeptide-like, whose product is MSYSMDTMGSPYRRVVETRTSYSSPSSGFRSQSWSRPSPSSSSYKRTFNVPVARAYGSTVLSATDSHDFTQTSILSGDYKRSNEKEQLQGLNDRFAGYIDKVHFLEQQNKQIDAEIQALRQKQVSQSQLGELYDQELQELRSMLEQIHHEKAQIQLDTDHIEEDIQRLRDRFDEEARIREETEAIVRALKKDMGDSALVKAEMEKKVQSLQDEIAFIRNNHQEEMSDLLAQVQESQITVEKRDYQKADITEALREIRSQLEGHSTQNLQQVEDWFVCRYAKLSEAAEQNKSAIKSARDEISDYRRQLQSKTIELESVRGTKESLERQLNDIEDRHNNDIASLQETIHQMENELKSTKWEMARHLREYQDLLNVKMALDIEIAAYRKLLEGEESHFSTFPYRQAVTKGPKVKSEPPKLKVQHKFVEEIIEETRVEDEKSEMDEVLAEMAEELSAAKGKEEGEEEGEAEGKDEEGGEEEGEKGEEGEGEEEGEGEEEVVASTQAKVASGAPAEDEEQGEKEEGEEEEAGKGDEEEEKGEEGEEEKKEEDAEEETEETKSPEAKASPESEKAEEKQTSGGEEGEEEGDEKDEADAGSDKGSTGEKEPEAKEQPKKVEAEAAKEDKKGKEEKEEPKSEKETAAVTETKTETPKSESPKSESPKSESPKEESPKTEAPKKEAPKSESPKTESPKAEPPKKEAPKPEPPKEEIKEDSPKPAEEKATKKSETEKEPEDKKKEATVNGDTGKKDEKKESDKKEVISNGVDESPTKDEASQRVVITKTVETITTGEGGVKQVTKTVTVTETGDAVEETIQEKVVSKTVEKKEVKATEAD